TCAAATGGTTTCCTAAAtaagtgttttaaaaaaatggaaatagtTTAATTTGAAGATGTTCTCTCGCATTCTTCTTTTATTCACAACTTGTTCAGCCTCTTCCGTGGTTTCAgactcaaattttttaatttttaaaaattaatggttgaaacaatttttaataataaattgatagTTAACTTCTTAgtgaataattaatattatgttaattttattccATTAATAAAAGATgctgttttaaatattttgtaaagaATTTGTTACAACTAATTGCtcaacttttttatataatttggaTGCAGTGGCTTCCCTGGCTTATAAttctcaaagaaaataaaaaataaaaaaatactaagaaaaGATATTTTAGACTGTTATTCTATTaattaacaaacaaataataaataaatacaattaacaCAACTAAAAAAACTTGAAGAAACTGATGCAAAAGGAAAACCCAACTCAAAGTTCAAAACCAGCAAATTATTTGAGTAATAAACATTTTGTGGTTAATGAAGCAGCTAAGCACCAGCTTATAGGTTGATTTTTAGATATCCAACTTCAATTAGCttgaaaatttgttcaaaaACTAATCCCCATATACGAAAACCTAGGACAAATAAACCTAGTTTCCTATAATCACCACAAAAATCCTCTCATGTCACAATTTTTGATCAGAAGAAGATCAATCTCTAACCATGTCACTGTCTCCTTCTCCCTCCGTCTCCTTCTCCTACGGGCCATCCATGAACATGAACACCAACAACAATGGACTAGACATATTCACCAAGGTGTTCATGTTGCTCATTTTTTTCACTCTCTTCGTTCGTGTGTGTTACGTGTACATGAACACGCGAAGAGAACAACATGGCAACGACAACATAAACAATAGCATCGCATCCATGATCCACCATAACGATCAAAACGATAACCTCACGGGGATACCCTATGACGTCATCAAGTCCTACCACACTTTCCCTTACAGCAAAACCGACAGTGTGGTCGGAACAACGTGCGACCATGACACCACGTGCGCCATATGTATTGAGGATTACGAGGAATCGGAGATGTTAAGGATGCTGCCGCAATGCCGCCACTACTTTCATCGTGACTGCGTTGACGCGTGGCTCAAGCTCAACGCCACGTGTCCCGTTTGTAGGAACTCGCTCATGGAAACTAGAACCAATAATAATATTGACGATAACAATGTTATTAACCATGGTGGCAATGCCTTGGAACGTGTATAACTAAATCATGGTTTTGTAGAGAGGAATTTCGTGGTCAttcttctagttttttttttttttttcctttttcgttttcttttcGATTTGGTTTTACGTGTATATATATGTTCATAATGTGAAGGAGATTAATTAGTTGAAGAATTTGGGTTTGCACCTTTTGAAAATTAATGAACGTATAGATTTTTGTTCTTGGAGCTTGGGGGAGAAATGGAGagagggaaaataaagaaaaaaaaagagagaaagggaCAAATAATGACCAGAAAGAGTGAAACAATGtaaggaaaaatataaaagaatctaATTAGTAGTTACTcgtacctttttttttttttttgtaggataGAAAAAATGCTTCTTCATTCGTTTAtcaaattgtttgatttttaaatcTATCTTATTTGTGtgtatttagaaataaaatcaatctaaattaaattagttttcacttaaattcataatttttccATATTTACCcgttttaaaatacaaaataaatacttaatttagttttaaatatgtcgtaagtttaaatatttttaagaaaaagtattattaaaatttttgttctatCAAgtgttcaaaatatttttattttatcataagtAAACAAACCGATAATTTTATATTGTCCTTtagtgtctatttttttttatcaatttttctctttttaattttttttttaacttgaaaatCGACTtgtttttttcccttttcaGGAGCTAATTAGAAAAGAAGATTAACAAGAAGAAGAGTGAATTGATCAACAAGTTAGAaacagaaaaatgaaaataataatcaaatcattccattaactataaaataaattaataagatatttagatgaaaataatagtttaaacattgaatataacaaaaaaattaatgaaaattgataaatactcatatttacaaactaataaaaatataattaaatctttattaaaaataattgaacttagTGCTACTGGGCCTCTAGTCAAACTTCTGAAAATCTTAAGGCCCATTAATAGTCTTAATTCATAGGTCCTAGAGATTTTCTTTCTCCATGATTTCTGCGGCTCCTAATataaacatctaaaataaatattaaacattaaaacaaaGTTCAAATTTTGGAAGGAAAGAAGAAATGAAATTAAGTAAACAATTTCAATATAGTTAAAAAGGAACCAAAATATTattctgaaatt
This region of Vigna unguiculata cultivar IT97K-499-35 chromosome 5, ASM411807v1, whole genome shotgun sequence genomic DNA includes:
- the LOC114182932 gene encoding RING-H2 finger protein ATL70-like; amino-acid sequence: MSLSPSPSVSFSYGPSMNMNTNNNGLDIFTKVFMLLIFFTLFVRVCYVYMNTRREQHGNDNINNSIASMIHHNDQNDNLTGIPYDVIKSYHTFPYSKTDSVVGTTCDHDTTCAICIEDYEESEMLRMLPQCRHYFHRDCVDAWLKLNATCPVCRNSLMETRTNNNIDDNNVINHGGNALERV